The Coregonus clupeaformis isolate EN_2021a unplaced genomic scaffold, ASM2061545v1 scaf0329, whole genome shotgun sequence genome includes the window cgtcgccattctgtggtgtcgagacaacgatgctgatatgctgtgatgacaagaaatccgctgacactgtccttgattataatggtttattacatcaaagattacagtatcaatttacagactcctgcagaagtccggagaacaactgacccaatctctaatttgttattctctccgtcctttgttcaaatacatacagtggggtaaaaaagtatttagtcagccaccaattgtgcaagttctcccacttaaaaagatgagagaggcctgtaattttcatcataggtacacgtcaactacgacagacaaattgagaagaaaaaaatccagaaaatcacattgtaggatttttaatgaatttatttgcaaattatggtggaaaaaaagtatttggtcacctacaaacaagcaagatttctggctctcacagacctgtaacttcttctttaagaggctcctctgtcctccactcgttacctgtattaatggcacctgtttgaacttgttatcagtataaaagacacctgtccacaacctcaaacagtcacactccaaactccactatggccaagaccaaagagctgtcaaaggacaccagaaacaaaattgtagacctgcaccaggctgggaagactgaatctgcaataggtaagcagcttggtttgaagaaatcaactgtgggagcaattattaggaaatggaagacatacaagaccactgataatctccctcgatctggggctccacgcaagatctcaccccgtgggtcgaaatgatcacaagaacggtgagcaaaaatcccagaaccacacggggggacctagtgaatgacctgcagagagctgggaccaaagtaacaaagcctaccatcagtaacacactacgccgccagggactcaaatcctgcagtgcaagacgtgtccccctgcttaagccagtacatgtccaggcccgtctgaagtttgctagagtgcatttggatgatccagaagaggattgggagaatgtcatatggtcagatgaaaccaaaatagaactttttggtaaaaactcaactagtcgtgtttggaggacaaagaatgctgagttgcatccaaataacaccatacctactgtgaagcatgggggtggaaacatcatgctttggggctgtttttctgcaaagggaccaggacgactgatccgtgtaaaggaaagaatgaatggggccatgtatcgtgagattttgagtgaaaacctccttccatcagcaagggcattgaagatgaaatgtggctgggtctttcagcatgacaatgatcccaaacacaccgcctgggcaacgaaggagtggcttcgtaagaagcatttcaaggtcctggagtggcctagccagtctccagatctcaaccccatagaaaatctttggagggagttgaaagtcagtgttgcccagcgacagccccaaaacatcactgctctagaggagatctgcatggaggaatgggccaaaataccagcaacagtgtgtgaaaaccttgtgaagacttacagaaaacgtttgacctgtgtcattgccaacaaagggtatataacaaagtattaagaaacttttgttattgaccaaatacttattttccaccataatttgcaaataaattcattaaaaatcctacaatgtgattttctggattttttttcctcattttgtctgtcatagttgacgtgtacctatgatgaaaattacaggcctctctcatctttttaagtgggagaacttgcacaattggtggctgactaaaatactttttttccccactgtagcagactctcctctgttttagggggcccctatagtaatgttttccagatgtttccgcaagcagagccaagttctggaatgttcagatactacaccATACagaaacattattacatttattttcAGTAAATTCATTATGTTTGTTCTTCATCATTAACACTTAGCTCTAAGTATAAGAAAGTGCAAGCAAACGAGCTGCGACGAGGTAGGCCTATTTGTTCCACACTTTCAAAATGGACACCGACTGAAATTCAGATAGATGTTAATTCAGATAGAATCAGCAAGATGTTGAGGCCTTAACTTTACTCTTCTTCTTAAAtcaccaaagagagagagagagacgagagagacgcGGTTAGCCTACCATTTAAAGTATTTtataaggcctatgtggtctaaaaaggaaggaaaataGAATCACGAGGTTCCACTTTTAAAGACAATATACCGACACACAGACAGCGCGCCGCGCAAACAAAACAACCCTTGCAATATCAACTGTAATTACATTGGTCTATTACTGatctttttttaaaattattttgggGGAAATTAGGAAGAGACTGTCACTGGCAACATGGTTACAtgcccaacaacattatatagtatcccctcctcgtggagaaaagcacatgagctaattataatacacaaagtaagcaaaacaatGAAATGCATAATTCCAATATCTAAAATTATTAATAAGATACTAATGACATAGACCTATATAAGCAATAACTATGGCTTAAGGGAACGATGAGTGGATAAGAGTCAagccgtaattttgattaagacattaatgagcgagctaagacggatGTAGTCCATAtgcctatttgttcagcacttttgaaaagggcagcgacagaattcagaacatgggccgttcttacagtattctccctgtacaccaagtcagaaccgtaagataaataaagggggcatataagcagacaatgaaagcgctTACAATATTCTATGATGAcaattctctaaaacaggctaaaggctacatgtgcaccaccaagtcagaacagtaggctaagttctaAGGGGGAGCGGGACCAAATTCTTAGGGTGAGACACATGggttactaacagcttactacacaacatacacttagtattactttcttagctacagtatacatatctccctggcatattacataatttatgcagcagcatacaatacatttttggactaaccttgttgtgctgtgctcacttgaacaagaaggtggcgcagtggtctttCTTATGGGCATAcgttgtcatcaaactttgtcatcaaagtctggcattctctggatgaagtcatgctggattgacagcatggccaatgtattcaaccttttctggcccatggtgttgcgtgtgaatgtttgctttaagcttggaaaagagaccctttcaTACAGATGTATTAAATCCTTatacccagacttggaccacaaaccctctccaccgaataggAGGCAGGGGAAGctaaatagtgattgctttgccaagctcgcagttagccactgattccttccaaaccactcattgttgaatttgcaatttccgtcttttatgtccaatggccgatgtgCACCAATATATTtgatctataatttatcttcatatgacaaggattgaaaaggatttgccagtagattgtccacatgattcatgatgatgactgcttgctagctaagatcttgaaagtatgatgttgacatgatcagtccaatcaaagctatggtagatataacgtgattttatGTCATTTAATCTgcggccaatgaccttgagccttcttggacggGCACTTCtactgtaaatctatggcagcacccaagggggcttgaactgccACCCCTCTAGCTCTCTGTATTTTTCTgcagtgacatagtgtccccatgagtgacagaacactgagccaatcacagcgcaactagagaagattacaAACGCCtacaccacagatagaacaatgagaacATCTTtgcctacgctctgtattttccgctggctgcccctccaccacagaaagcactaagCTAGGTTGAAACGCCTgcgttttggagctgccttactcaagaaagagacCATGTTCGTATGCGACTTTATTAACTCACAtaattttttgttttacattgtttgcaaactgatatgtgacacgaatCAATGCcagaataacatgcaaaacaggccaaTTTTTGGggtgtataatatatatatataatttttttaggaGCTGAAGCCCCagctgccctgaatgacaggtcaccactgaCTGGAGCACCCCTGCCTCCCGCCTGTCCTTTAAACATTtaccaatagaagtataaagaggggttcctgcaAATGCAGGAATTCCCACTTCCTCCttcttgctttcaatgagaatgacaggtttataactcacatttctatatgaatttgtcgtcgcccaaaaagttacatattgcagctttaatgatGAATACATCCTATACAAAAATACACAgaaagatatatatataataaaaaaaaatattctgatTAATTTCTATGGCCCCACAACTGTATTTTTTAGAGAGTCAAAGGGGCGTGCTCCTCACCTTATCACGTGCTACGGACTGCAACACCATTGGCTTAATAGGAGCTTCCTGATTCGTTTTATAGCTGTCTACTTTCGCTCACACTGTAGCTCGAAATTCCCTCCAAAGTAAATACACAATGTTTGTATTTTTGAAATGATTACATTTAACATTAACGAGAAGATAACGTGTTGATTCACTTAGACACTAAAGTTCTCACGACATAGCCAGCTGTCACTGTGTTGTTGACAGTGAGGATTATTTTGCTCGACGAGAACTGCAGCCATGATGGCGTCTAACTACAACGCTAAGGAAGAGTACGGACACCAGCCTGGTGCTACGGGCCATGGAGGCGCAGGAACTATGACAAATAAAAAGCCGGACAACACTGCGTTCAAACAGCAAAGACTGCCCGCGTGGCAACCTATTTTGACAGCAGGCGCTGTTCTTCCTGCTTTCTTTGTCATTGGTCTCATCTTCATCCCCATCGGCGTTGGGCTTTTCGTGACATCAAACAACATCAAAGAGTTCgcggtaacgttagctaacaaacCATAAAGTATAGATACCATAGCATAGTCAATTCATTTTGATTGTGTATGGGTTAACTCTGTTGGCTAGCTAACTATCTTTCAGTTATTGTTTGCTTTGAGTGTAATTGCTAGCTAAATTGTCGCTGTGTTATTGATCATCTCCCTAATTTACAGATCGATTACACTGGTGTTGACATGTCAAGTCCGTGCTACAACTGTTCTCAAAGCTACAGCTGGAACAGCACAAAGTCATGTACCTGCTCTGTACCCTTCGCTCTGGATCAACCATTTGAGGTAAGCTGAACATAACCTACAGCCTTATTTTCCCTTTGGGGTTCTCAAAGTACTGTATAATCACAATTAAAAGTGTAGGCAAGTCGATCAGTAATAACTGGACTGGAGGCATACTTCCGTTTAGTGTCCATTAACTACTCTTTATCTGCTCTATTTAGAAACACTTAATGGTCGGCCCCTGTGTCTTCAGAATCGATCATTACTATTTTAAACCATTGCCCTGAATGTTATTTATTATGCACTCAAATAGCTTTTTCAGGAGGATGTTATTATGTGAAGGAAATCCTTATTTAGACACTCAACCCCCTGCCCTTTCATCTTGGAGTTGCTGCATTGTTGCATTGTCTTATGAAGGCCTATTCTCTCATCCGATGAATAACTAATCTAATTCATGACTCATTGATCTGAAATTCTTCCCCTACAGAGCAACGTTTTCATGTACTACGGATTGTCAAACTTTTATCAGAATCACAGACGCTATGTGAAGTCAAGAGATGACAGCCAGTTAAACGGAGATAAGACTTCTCTACAGGTATGTTACAGGTGCACTGTTACGAAccctgtggctttaaaagtctagggtggatggaaaagagacccgtaacataactcatgcaaattagaatagtgacacggaaacagtgagaacaaaaatacaccgacaaccataagctaccgtcaacacaaaatgtttattatgaacacacggtaaaggtttgggaaaaggggctgagcaggacccaaggaatgaaacaataatgtcaaaaacccctaaactgatcttgcctgcctcaagaaccgctaagctactgctaaccatacaaaaatacagtgggtggtccgctcaggtctaactagtgtttttagacaatgtttttcctacgggtaatgtatgcccaagggcaacttgctaaatcccccttttcccaggaacACACAACATAGTTACCATATAGAGTaaacagcaaatgagtgagtacacaaaaaacaggacaccacagtatccatactcacaaatGAAAAGAGTCTCTCTGtcagcaaacacaactgactagcttttaaaacaatgtgatgtgagtgaaaaaccagaaacaggtggtgcaatgcagaggaatgtccactgattggtccacctcagcaatcagcagacgaacggatgtcggacaggttGGACACCCCAACGAacaccaatcaggaacacaaaggacacctgtgattagggcagaaggagaggaaaaacacatacaggatacctgtatccgtaacatgcACTTAGATGTAGCCTATGCCCTCTCTACTATCAAGTATCACATTATATATTGAATAGATATAGGCCTAATTGTTAGATTTAAACATCTCATAATTTGTATGCTGCACTGAAACATCTTGGCACTCTTTACAGAGCCCCAGCAAGGAATGTGAGCCGTACCGCAGCAGTGACAACAAGCCAATCGCTCCATGTGGTGCTATCGCCAATAGCCTCTTCAATGGTAAGATTTGAGGGCAAAATGTTCACTTAGCAAAAAGTTTTTCCATTTTCTGTGCCGCAGTCTTAGTAACATTACTGCACAAACAAATGCTCAACCACAAACTTACACAAcactatttacagtgcattcggaaagtattcacacctctggactttttccacattttgttaaatcaggttcttggtcacctccctgaccaaggcccttctcccctgattgctcagtttggctgggcggccagctctaggaagagtcttggtggttccaaacttcttccatttaagaatgattgaggccactgtgttgttgggaccttcaatgctgcagaaatgttttggtacccttccccagatctgtgcctcgacacaatcctgtctctgagctctatggacaattccttcgaccttatggcttggtttttgctctgacatgtactgtcaactgtgggacctttatatagacaggtgtgttcctttccaaatcatgaccaatcaattgaatttaccacaagttgtagaaacatcaaggatgatcaatggaaacaggatgcacctgagctcaattttgagtctcatagcaaagggtctgaatacttatgtaaataaggtatttcagttttttatttgtaatacattagcaaacatttctctacctgttttcactttgtcattatggagtattgtgtgtagattgaggggggggaaataattatcaattttagaataaggctgtaacgtaacaaaatgtgggaaaagggaaggggtctgaatactttccgaatgcactgtagatacacGTCTGCCTATTTGGACCAGCCCTTGAATAGAGTTTTTGGAGTGGATTTACTCTAGCTTGCCATTAAAGCGTCAGTGTTGGTCCACTATTTCAGAGACCGGGCTTGCTATTGACTGCCATGTATATCTCCTCATCAGACACTCTGGAGCTGTATTACATTGACCCCAATGGCTCCAGAACGGCGATTCCTCTGGTGAAGAAGGGTATTGCATGGTGGACGGACAAGCATGTCAAATTCAGGAACCCCAGTGGAAACAACAACAACCTCACTGTAGTTTTCCAAGGTGATTTGCATACCATGCAAAATGACACGACTACCTTGTAATAATCAAATGATCATGACTGACTAGGCCTTTTTCCTCCTTCAGGCACAAGCAAACCTGTGAACTGGAGAAAAGCTGTCTATGAGCTGGACCCATCGGACTCTGACAACAATGGCTTCATCAATGAGGATTTCATTGTGTGGATGAGGACAGCTGCCCTGCCCACCTTCCGCAAGCTGTACCGCATCATCCAGAAGAAGGCCAACAACTTGACCCCCACTCTTCCCCGAGGGGAATACATCCTGGAGGTCACCTACAGTATCCTTTTGAGAAAGACCGCAATCCATATAGATTCATGGTaggcatacactaccagtcaaaagtttggacacacctactcattcaagggtttttctttatttttactattttttacattgtagaataatagtgaagacatcaaaacgatgaaataacacatggaatcgtgtagtaagcaaaaaagtgttaaacaaatcaaaatatatttgagattcttcaaataaccagcttcatgaggtagtcacctggaatgcatttcaattaacaggtgtgccttcctaaaagttaatttgtggcatttctttcctccttaatgtgtttgagccaatcagttgtgttgtgacaaggtaggggtggtatacagaagatagccctatttggtaaaagactaagtccatattatggcaagaacagctcaaataagcgaagagaaacgacaatccataattactttaagacaaaaagttcagtcaatacagaacatttcaagaactttgaaagtttcttcaagtgctgtcacgaaaaccatcaagtgctatgatgaaactggctctcatgaggaacaccacaggaatggaagacccagagttacttctgctgctgaggataagtgcattagttaccagcctcagaaattgcagcccaaataaatgcttcagagttcaagtcacagacacatctcaacatcaactgttcagaggggactgtgtgaatcaggccttcatggtcgaattgctgcaaagaaaccaatactaaaggacaccaataagaagaagagacctgcttgggccaagaaacacgagcaatggacattagaccggtggaaatgtgtcctttggtctagagtccaaattttagatttttagTTTGACtgttgtctttgtgagacgcagtgtgggtgaacggatgatctccgcatgtgtatttcccaccgtaaagcatggaggaggaggtgttatgttgtgggggtgctttcctggtgacactgtctgtgatctatttagaattcaaggcacacttaaccagcatggctaccacagcattctgcagtgatacgccatcccatctggttgggcttagtgggattaccatttgtttttcaacaagaaggagagtgattgagtgctgcatcagatgacctggcctccacaatcccccgacctcaacccaattgagatggtttgggatgagttggaccgcagagtgaagaaaaagcagccaacaagtgctcagcatatgtgggaactccttcaagactgttggaaaagcattccaggtgaagctggttgagagaatgccaagagtgtgatcaaggcaaagggtggctactttgaagaatatcaaatatatattttgatttgtttaacacttttttttggctactacatgattccatatgtgttatttcatagttttgctgACTTCAcaatttattctacaatgtagaaaatagtaaaaataaagaaactcttgaatgagtaggtgtgtccaaacttttgactggtactgtatatgtttgtATTGAGAGAACATTGCAGAtaggatacatttacatttacattttagtcatttagcagacgctcttatccagagcgacttacagttagtgaatcatttttttatttttatactggccccccgtgggaatcaaacccacaaccctggcgttgcaaacgccatgctctatcaactgagctacatccctgccggccattccctcccctaccctggacgacgctgggccaattgtgcgccgcccatgagtctcccggtcgcggccagctgcgacagagcctggattcgaaccaggatctctagtggcacagttagcactgcgatgtagtgccttagaccactgcgccatacATAGAGGCATATGAGTTTGTGTTCAGTTATAAACTTACTCCATTTAGCTATAATTACAATAAATCAACCTATGTCCAGTACAATGCTTACTGTACTGAATCTTTATTCTCTTTTACCATTCACAACGTCTACATAGGATATATACAATTATCTTTAAAATCTTCATGTCCAGATGCTGCTGCTGTCATTTCCTTTTAACCATGTGAACTCAGATTACCCCGTGCGGAGCTTCAATGGGAGGAAGCGCATGATCCTGAGCACCATCTCCTGGATGGGCGGCAAGAACCCCTTCCTGGGCATCGCTTACATCACAGTGGGCTCCGTCTGCTTCTGCCTGGGCTTAGTCCTCCTCAGCATCCACTACAGATATGGGAAACGTAACAACAGTGCAGAGATTTCCAGCTGAAGGGCTTCCTCATAAGGAGACCTACTTCTTCCTCCCTCTGCATGCCTGGGTCTAGCCACCACTAGTCTGGCCCTGCTCTGGACTGCTTGCTGATTTAGCCTGGATGCACTGCTCTTTGTTTGTTAaaatggttgtgttttgggttgtaATGTTAGCTCACTCATCCCCACCTCCAGGGGAAGGCTGCAGTCAGGTGTTTTTCAGAAGGGTATGATATATATTTCAGCATGTTCCAGATATCTATTGTGTAGAACTTACACCATTGCGTATTCTCGGTGACAAAGAAGAATGTCTGTTCTACACAATATATATCTGAATTGTCTGTAACATTGTGCCCTCCTGAATAAGGCCCGTGTGTGTTACACCCTGTAAACTAATGGGATGAGACACAAGAAGGCTTAGGATACTGTCTTTGTACGAGATGACTGCTGAAAACGTTCTCTGTGGTCCTGAAGTACATACTGTGTTTGTATTTTCTATTTATCCATATCTTATCTCAAAGGACAACATGTATATTATTTGAGCAATGTTTGTTGTGTATGGCTTGATGGCTATATTTTAATGTAAGTTCCACATGCATATTATTCTGAAATATTTCCTGTTTGTGAATGTACTAAATGTATTTAATTTACATACCTCTGAGGCTATTTCAAACAGTTTTGAATTGGGAACAAAAGTTCATCGACATGTTGCTTCTGCTTTATTCATAATGACTGCAAGCATTGATTATTGCAGGGTAAAAGAGCAGTCATCGATTTTTACCAAATAAATGTTCACATGTTGATTGTATTGCCACTCAACAAAAAAGATCTTATTCAGATTGGTTTGTCAATGTTtaatcacatttttatttttattaattactGTATTTATTGGTCAAAATGTGCGTTTCTCTAATATGGTATGTGTGAAATCCTATTTTGTACTCTGAGGCTACATCTATAGCCAACTTGATCTGAAGTTTTTATGGACCAATGCTATTGACGTTGTCTCTACAATGAAACCTGTTGACTTGACtatcaaaatacatttttaaacaaATTTAACAAGCATCATTTCAATGTTGACAATGCTATGCACTTTAAAAGTGATACATTTGTTATGCAGTACTTGAATTTTCCTTTGGTTGTTATCTTTGTTTTTAAAGCTAATTCCGCCCTTCTTTAATATGATATTGCATTGGATAATGTACTGATATTTCAAAAGTTAATAAAATTCAAAAAACTGTATTTGCAAGATTGTTTTTTGTTTCCCCCATCAATTACATTACTTTTATCGTTAGTGGCAGTTAAATGTGAGGCGCAGTCCTGGGTGTTgcccaatgatgtatataaaccctagaATACGCCTGCTACGttttggccaatgagaggctttgcaGCCACCGGTccgccatattggcactcctcagAAAAGCAGTGCTACATAGGAATGAATAGAATTATTCAGTATTTAAGGACAGAATTacatgtatgtatgtttgtattttGTTTTTGTGGGTACAGTATTTTATGTTTATCTTACATAACATGATGAAAGTATGCATTAAgctgtctgtaatagaataaacgtggcaaaaacaaatATAGATATTCGTAAATGTATTTCTGTAGCGTACACAGGTATTCTATCACAATATACACCTTTCAGATGTTACTGCCTGTCAGTAGCCTATTGAATGTCAGGCCAGGCTTCTCTAAATGTGAGCAGAGAACACAGAAATTGCAAATGTCTTAATTTGAGCAGAGAACACAGAAATTGCCAATGTCTCTTTCTGCCAAACG containing:
- the LOC121539151 gene encoding cell cycle control protein 50A-like; its protein translation is MMASNYNAKEEYGHQPGATGHGGAGTMTNKKPDNTAFKQQRLPAWQPILTAGAVLPAFFVIGLIFIPIGVGLFVTSNNIKEFAIDYTGVDMSSPCYNCSQSYSWNSTKSCTCSVPFALDQPFESNVFMYYGLSNFYQNHRRYVKSRDDSQLNGDKTSLQSPSKECEPYRSSDNKPIAPCGAIANSLFNDTLELYYIDPNGSRTAIPLVKKGIAWWTDKHVKFRNPSGNNNNLTVVFQGTSKPVNWRKAVYELDPSDSDNNGFINEDFIVWMRTAALPTFRKLYRIIQKKANNLTPTLPRGEYILEVTYNYPVRSFNGRKRMILSTISWMGGKNPFLGIAYITVGSVCFCLGLVLLSIHYRYGKRNNSAEISS